One Elaeis guineensis isolate ETL-2024a chromosome 10, EG11, whole genome shotgun sequence genomic window carries:
- the LOC105059983 gene encoding uncharacterized protein gives MELSKSSLGLLYLLSFISIATTFLTQCEAKGLGQHESSQTNKSSRKPRPALLFELDSSPDPYSSSLVTNPPYCVNPPLAPLPPSTIPTPTIPMQSPPPSVYYSPPILAPYPPATVPGPPTYVPGPPTFVPSPPEFAPGPTPTLPMQSPPLAPPPSVYYPPPALPPYPPEIVPSPPTYVPSPPAYGLSPPTYVPSPPEFVPGPPVFVPGPPLFLPPVVYPPPLAPPPAVTVPALWCVAKPTVPDPIVQEALDYACGSGADCDSIQPGGECFQPDTVLAHASYAFNSYWQRTKVAGGTCDFGGTAMLITVDPGYDACHFNLM, from the exons ATGGAGCTATCAAAGAGCAGCCTGGGGCTTCTCTACCTCCTGTCCTTTATCTCCATTGCTACCACCTTCTTAACTCAATGTG AAGCAAAAGGCTTAGGGCAACATGAGAGCTCACAGACTAATAAATCATCAAGGAAGCCGAGGCCAGCATTGCTCTTCGAGTTGGACTCATCTCCGGATCCCTACTCCTCCTCCCTTGTGACCAATCCTCCTTATTGTGTCAACCCTCCTCTTGCTCCTCTGCCACCTTCTACGATACCAACTCCTACGATTCCCATGCAATCTCCACCACCTTCTGTATACTACTCTCCACCAATTCTCGCTCCATATCCACCAGCAACAGTGCCCGGCCCACCAACTTACGTGCCAGGCCCACCAACTTTTGTCCCAAGCCCACCAGAGTTCGCCCCAGGACCAACTCCTACGCTCCCAATGCAATCTCCACCTCTAGCACCACCACCGTCTGTGTACTACCCTCCGCCAGCTCTCCCTCCATATCCACCGGAAATAGTGCCCAGCCCACCAACTTACGTGCCAAGCCCACCTGCATACGGGCTCAGCCCACCAACTTATGTCCCAAGCCCACCAGAGTTCGTCCCAGGCCCACCGGTGTTTGTCCCCGGTCCACCACTGTTCCTACCACCAGTGGTGTATCCACCGCCGTTGGCACCGCCGCCGGCAGTGACAGTGCCCGCCCTCTGGTGTGTCGCAAAGCCCACGGTGCCAGACCCAATTGTCCAAGAGGCCTTGGACTATGCATGCGGGTCCGGGGCCGATTGCGACTCGATCCAGCCCGGTGGTGAATGCTTCCAGCCTGATACGGTATTGGCCCATGCTTCGTATGCATTCAATAGCTATTGGCAGCGGACGAAGGTGGCCGGAGGGACGTGTGATTTTGGTGGGACGGCAATGCTGATCACTGTTGATCCAG GCTATGATGCGTGTCATTTCAACCTCATGTGA